The proteins below are encoded in one region of Limnochorda pilosa:
- a CDS encoding P1 family peptidase, whose protein sequence is MHPGSTNSLTDVRGLKVGHATDLDRLTGTTVILCEAGAVAGVDVRGSAPGTREVALLDPVHLVERVHAVVLSGGSAFGLDAAGGVLRVLADRGVGLPVGSGRVVPIVPAAILFDLGRGRVDRPPGPDDGEAAVRAALAPSGAGPVPQGNVGAGTGAVVGGLKGGVGSASVVLADGATVAALVAVNALGLPCDPRTGEIYARFLELNGEFGGLRPPRPDEPALPLPDPMAGPFLAGSQTTLGVVATDAALSKPQAAKLAQMAHDGLARAIRPSHTMFDGDTFFALATGQGAAVDPAALSRLGAAAADAVSRAVIHAVLRAESVGSLRRYLDRFPTARG, encoded by the coding sequence ATGCATCCGGGTAGCACCAACAGTCTCACCGACGTGCGCGGCCTGAAGGTTGGGCACGCCACGGACCTGGACCGCCTCACGGGGACCACGGTGATCCTCTGCGAGGCGGGGGCCGTGGCAGGGGTGGACGTGCGGGGATCGGCGCCCGGGACGCGGGAGGTCGCCCTCCTGGACCCCGTCCACCTGGTGGAACGGGTGCACGCGGTGGTCCTGAGCGGCGGCAGCGCCTTCGGGCTGGACGCGGCGGGGGGTGTCCTGCGCGTCCTGGCCGACCGGGGGGTTGGCCTGCCGGTGGGGTCCGGCCGGGTGGTTCCCATCGTGCCCGCGGCCATCCTCTTCGACCTGGGCCGCGGCCGGGTGGACCGGCCGCCAGGTCCGGACGACGGCGAGGCGGCGGTGCGGGCGGCCCTGGCACCCTCGGGAGCGGGCCCCGTGCCCCAGGGGAACGTGGGCGCCGGCACAGGGGCGGTGGTGGGAGGGTTGAAGGGCGGGGTGGGGAGCGCCAGCGTGGTGCTGGCTGACGGAGCCACGGTAGCGGCCCTGGTCGCGGTGAACGCCCTGGGTCTGCCCTGCGACCCGCGGACGGGGGAGATCTACGCTCGTTTCCTGGAGCTGAACGGCGAATTCGGAGGTCTCCGGCCGCCCCGGCCGGACGAGCCGGCGCTGCCCCTCCCGGACCCCATGGCCGGTCCGTTCCTGGCCGGCAGCCAGACCACCCTCGGCGTCGTGGCCACCGACGCCGCGCTCTCCAAGCCGCAGGCCGCCAAGCTGGCCCAGATGGCTCACGACGGGCTGGCCCGGGCGATCCGGCCGTCCCACACCATGTTCGACGGAGACACGTTCTTCGCCCTGGCCACGGGGCAAGGGGCGGCGGTGGACCCGGCCGCCCTGAGCCGCCTGGGCGCCGCGGCGGCAGACGCGGTGAGCCGGGCGGTGATCCATGCCGTGTTGCGGGCCGAAAGCGTCGGCTCCCTGCGGCGCTACCTGGACCGGTTTCCCACGGCCCGGGGGTAA
- a CDS encoding NAD(P)-dependent oxidoreductase, which yields MAAVGWQEAVGVIGLGQMGGGMARFLSGQVATFGYDVRPEAREALSRAGGRSCSSLEELAAASRVWVSSLPDGAAVRTACLGPRGLESLGRPGDILVELSTISPDEIREVAARLEARGMAVVDGSVTGGPEEAATGRMTVLAAGEPGLLGRVRPLLELLGEHVHLLGAVGEAKAVKLVNNVMSLGNVLVAAEAFTLGLKAGVPAERLYAILSTAGGRSDHFVRRFPRAIRGDLAPGFALALGVKDLRLALDFARQAGSPLPATAVMEELYAMACRAGRGEQDFVAILAQYREWAGMAPQADREA from the coding sequence ATGGCCGCGGTGGGCTGGCAGGAGGCCGTGGGCGTCATCGGGCTGGGACAGATGGGGGGAGGCATGGCCCGCTTCCTGTCCGGGCAGGTGGCAACCTTCGGTTACGACGTGAGGCCCGAAGCCCGCGAGGCGCTGAGCAGAGCGGGGGGCCGGAGCTGCTCGAGCCTCGAGGAGCTCGCGGCCGCGAGCCGGGTCTGGGTGAGCAGCCTGCCCGATGGGGCGGCCGTTCGCACCGCCTGCCTGGGGCCTAGGGGCCTCGAGTCCCTGGGGAGGCCGGGGGACATCCTGGTGGAGTTGAGCACCATCAGCCCCGACGAGATCCGCGAGGTGGCCGCCCGCCTGGAAGCGCGCGGCATGGCGGTGGTCGATGGTTCGGTCACCGGGGGGCCGGAGGAGGCGGCCACCGGGCGCATGACCGTGCTGGCGGCGGGGGAGCCCGGACTGCTGGGGCGGGTGAGACCCCTCCTGGAGCTTCTGGGCGAACACGTTCACCTGCTGGGTGCGGTGGGTGAGGCGAAGGCCGTTAAGCTGGTGAACAACGTCATGTCCCTGGGCAACGTGCTGGTGGCGGCCGAGGCGTTCACCCTCGGTCTCAAGGCCGGCGTGCCGGCCGAGCGCCTCTATGCGATCCTTTCCACGGCCGGCGGACGCTCGGATCACTTCGTGCGGCGCTTTCCCCGGGCGATCCGGGGGGACCTGGCGCCCGGTTTCGCGCTGGCCCTGGGCGTGAAGGACCTGCGACTGGCCCTGGACTTCGCCCGGCAGGCGGGGAGCCCCCTGCCCGCGACCGCCGTCATGGAGGAGCTCTACGCCATGGCCTGCCGTGCGGGCCGGGGCGAGCAGGATTTCGTGGCCATCCTGGCGCAATACCGGGAGTGGGCGGGCATGGCGCCGCAGGCGGACCGCGAGGCCTGA
- a CDS encoding zinc-dependent alcohol dehydrogenase family protein, whose product MLVEPGPLAGQPLRSAERPMPEPGPGEVRVRVEVCGLCHTDLHTVEGELELPRLPVTPGHQVVGRVDAVGPGVPTGGSLARGTRVGVPWLYEACGRCDACRRGEENLCPSARFTGLHVDGGCAEYLVAPADFVVPIPDGFTPEEAAPLLCAGIIGYRSLRVAGLVPGERLGLYGFGASAHLALQVARHWECPVYVFSRSEEHRALARELGAVWAGPASERPPAVLDRSVLFAPVGDLIPQALAHLRPGGTLAVNAVHLDRIPAFPYSLLYGERTLRSVANATRRDAFEFLELAARIPIRPHVRVYPFEAAPAALDDLKAARIQGAGVLRVSPP is encoded by the coding sequence GTGCTGGTCGAGCCAGGCCCTCTCGCCGGTCAACCCTTGCGATCAGCGGAGCGGCCGATGCCTGAGCCTGGCCCGGGCGAGGTGCGGGTGCGGGTGGAGGTCTGCGGCCTTTGCCACACCGACCTCCACACGGTGGAGGGGGAACTGGAGCTCCCCAGGCTCCCGGTGACGCCGGGCCACCAGGTGGTCGGCCGGGTGGACGCGGTCGGGCCTGGGGTCCCCACCGGCGGCTCCCTGGCCCGGGGCACCCGGGTGGGGGTTCCATGGCTCTACGAGGCGTGCGGTCGCTGCGACGCGTGCCGGCGCGGCGAGGAGAATCTCTGCCCCTCCGCCCGGTTCACCGGGCTCCATGTCGATGGGGGCTGCGCCGAGTACCTGGTGGCGCCGGCGGACTTCGTGGTACCGATCCCCGATGGCTTCACCCCCGAGGAGGCGGCTCCCCTGCTCTGCGCCGGGATCATCGGCTACCGCTCGCTCCGGGTGGCGGGGCTGGTGCCGGGGGAGCGGTTGGGCCTCTACGGCTTCGGCGCGTCGGCCCACCTGGCCCTCCAGGTGGCCCGCCACTGGGAGTGCCCGGTCTACGTCTTCAGCCGGAGCGAGGAACACCGGGCCCTGGCCCGGGAGCTGGGCGCGGTCTGGGCGGGGCCGGCCTCGGAGCGACCGCCCGCGGTCCTGGACCGCTCGGTGCTCTTCGCCCCCGTGGGCGACCTGATCCCTCAGGCCCTCGCGCACCTGCGTCCGGGGGGCACCCTGGCCGTCAACGCGGTCCACCTGGACCGCATCCCTGCCTTCCCCTACAGCCTCCTGTACGGCGAACGAACCCTCCGCAGCGTGGCCAACGCCACCCGCCGCGACGCCTTCGAGTTCCTCGAGCTGGCCGCCCGCATCCCGATCCGCCCGCACGTTCGGGTCTATCCTTTCGAGGCGGCCCCGGCGGCCCTGGACGATCTGAAGGCGGCCCGGATCCAGGGCGCGGGGGTGCTCCGGGTGAGCCCGCCGTGA